From a single Nematostella vectensis chromosome 3, jaNemVect1.1, whole genome shotgun sequence genomic region:
- the LOC5510039 gene encoding WD repeat-containing protein WRAP73 produces MNFSELFKQSGQLCKLSPNGKFMATCVQYRLIIRDVKTLQILQLYTCLDNIQFIEWSSDSLYVLCAMFKRSLIQVWSLEKPDWTCKIDEGSAGLVAARWSPDGRHVLSTADFQIRITVWSLISKSVSYIRYPKHAYEGLDFSKDGKYMALAERRNCKDFVSIFACDSWKLLKHFEAETSDLADLAWSPDGQVLCLWDHVVNYTLYLYSLDGRQIASYSAYQLALGIKSVCWSPSSQFLAIGSFDQKCRVLNHITWKVVAEHSHPSCVDNPTVVVYRETEVKPPQLRGELLNPGGGFSLQSKYQVEQVPVQVPSVKLDPEKHSPKLGVGYVSFSADSRYMATKNDNMPNALWIWDMPNLTLAVLLLQAQPIRVIAWDPLQSRLAMCTNNNKLYMWSPAGCVSVVIPSETPFNATSLSWHPDGNSLVLMSKDHMCLCFLSDPRT; encoded by the exons ATGAATTTTTCAGAATTATTCAAGCAATCGGGTCAGCTCTGTAAGCTCTCGCCAAATGGGAAATTTATG GCTACCTGTGTTCAATACCGACTTATTATCAGAGATGTGAAAACACTCCAGATTCTGCAACTTTACACATGCTTGGATAATATACAATTTATAGAG TGGTCATCAGATTCTTTATATGTGCTCTGTGCAATGTTCAAGAGAAGCCTGATTCAG GTGTGGTCATTAGAAAAGCCAGACTGGACATGCAAAATAGATGAAGGTTCTGCGGGCCTGGTAGCAGCGAGGTGGAGCCCGGATGGTCGCCATGTGCTGTCTACCGCTGATTTCCAG ATAAGGATAACAGTTTGGTCTCTTATCAGTAAATCAGTCAGCTACATCCGCTACCCCAAGCATGCTTATGAAG GCCTTGACTTTAGCAAAGATGGCAAATATATGGCTCTGGCAGAGAGAAGGAACTGCAAGGATTTTGTCAGCATATTTGCCTGTGACTCCTGGAAGTTACTCAAG CACTTTGAAGCTGAGACAAGTGACCTGGCCGATCTTGCCTGGTCACCAGATGGTCAAGTTCTTTGTCTGTGGGATCATGTTGTCAAT TATACTCTCTACCTCTATTCCCTGGACGGTCGTCAGATTGCTTCCTACAGTGCTTACCAACTTGCTTTGGGTATTAAATCTGTGTGCTGGTCCCCTTCAAGTCAATTCCTGGCCATTGGAAGCTTTGACCAAAAG TGTCGAGTACTAAATCACATCACCTGGAAAGTTGTAGCTGAGCATTCCCATCCATCATGTGTGGATAACCCAACTGTG GTTGTGTACAGAGAAACAGAGGTGAAACCACCACAGCTAAGAGGAGAGCTGTTGAATCCAGGTGGCGGCTTCTCTCTACAAAGCAAAT ACCAAGTAGAACAGGTTCCAGTCCAGGTCCCCTCAGTCAAACTTGACCCAGAGAAGCACAGCCCAAAGTTAGGGGTGGGATATGTGTCATTTAGTGCAGATAGCCGCTACATGGCGACTAAGAATG ATAACATGCCTAATGCCTTGTGGATCTGGGACATGCCTAATCTTACCCTGGCGGTGTTGCTTCTGCAAgctcaaccaatcagag TCATTGCGTGGGACCCGCTCCAGTCTCGACTAGCTATGtgcaccaacaacaacaaactgtATATGTGGTCTCCCGCTGGGTGTGTTTCCGTTGTCATCCCTTCAGAAA
- the LOC5510026 gene encoding somatostatin receptor type 2, whose product MNITNATARAILSKPTTESPSAANTTGTDLSILNTSTTSALNSTDASSILKDHTPLIMQLFLVSLVFLLAVIGNAGIWVLLKRFRSLRTVPNILVGNLALIDFLNATVNLPVFTAAGVLQLGHMGGRLASATIFAGQTLVIFLHLLSMLLMMVDRYIAIAWGLHYRIWKSQRKVLVAVIVVWTIVFGVTVPWVLLLYAVNKGNSPYLIYHIAYFHAVGKYNCFVTYPILGCTIGAVSALTYQSIRKQGKFFAETSVMQKGKTLLDESRQRNEVRAAQTVAITVVLYGVCLIPCLMYCSLMATPKHLPRDTGEEWFVFFVVISFYIPSALCPYIYVMRTSRFRRAITLLMQDPCGDSDLREAYGSSTTKETSASQRVEFSRKKKGSYTDAIPSSTHDNDGMTSPCREAESPPSADPDVIIVAIDEMEGRPDRKQDGKDNKAYKTEDGEYQQKDQNI is encoded by the exons ATGAACATAACGAACGCCACTGCCAGAGCCATCCTGTCTAAACCGACCACCGAATCACCCTCAGCAGCCAACACAACAGGCACGGACCTCTCTATACTGAACACCTCAACCACCTCCGCGCTCAACAGCACGGATGCAAGCTCTATCTTAAAGGACCACACGCCTCTCATCATGCAACTTTTCTTGGTGTCTCTAGTATTCCTTCTCGCAGTTATCGGAAACGCCGGAATCTGGGTCCTTCTCAAACGCTTCAGGTCCTTGCGGACTGTGCCAAACATACTGGTGGGGAACCTGGCGTTGATCGATTTCCTGAACGCGACAGTGAACCTGCCGGTGTTCACGGCGGCGGGTGTGCTTCAGCTCGGACATATGGGAGGGCGACTGGCCTCTGCCACCATTTTCGCGGGTCAGACCCTTGTCATCTTCCTACATCTGTTGAGcatgctgctgatgatggtcGATAGGTACATAGCCATCGCATGGGGGCTGCACTACAGGATATGGAAGTCACAGCGCAAG GTGCTAGTCGCAGTGATCGTGGTGTGGACCATCGTGTTCGGAGTAACGGTTCCCTGGGTACTCCTGCTATACGCCGTCAACAAGGGCAACTCCCCGTACCTGATATACCACATCGCGTACTTCCATGCCGTGGGCAAGTACAACTGCTTCGTCACATACCCCATCCTCGGATGCACCATTGGGGCAGTCTCTGCACTCACATACCAAAGCATCAGGAAACAGGGCAAG TTCTTCGCGGAGACGAGCGTGATGCAAAAAGGCAAGACCCTGTTGGACGAGTCTCGTCAGCGTAACGAGGTCCGCGCCGCGCAGACAGTGGCCATCACCGTCGTGTTGTATGGAGTCTGTCTCATTCCCTGCCTCATGTACTGCTCCCTCATGGCCACACCCAAGCACCTCCCGCGGGACACCGGAGAAGAATGGTTCGTTTTCTTCGTCGTCATATCATTCTACATCCCGAGCGCGTTGTGCCCCTATATCTACGTGATGCGGACGAGTCGGTTTCGGCGCGCCATTACCTTGTTGATGCAAGATCCGTGTGGTGACTCCGATCTGCGAGAAGCTTACGGGTCGTCCACGACTAAAGAGACGAGTGCTTCCCAGCGCGTTGAGTTCTCGCGAAAAAAGAAGGGGAGTTACACCGATGCTATTCCAAGCTCAACCCACGATAACGACGGTATGACGAGCCCATGCCGTGAGGCCGAGAGCCCTCCGAGCGCAGATCCCGACGTGATCATTGTTGCTATTGATGAAATGGAGGGAAGGCCAGATAGGAAACAGGATGGGAAGGATAACAAGGCGTACAAAACGGAAGACGGCGAGTATCAACAGAAAGATCAAAACATCTAA
- the LOC5510034 gene encoding signal peptidase complex subunit 1: MNLNIFKSIPTHLDYEGQKLAEKLFHIIIIFFGVAGFLWGYYVEQFGATVMILIAGFVVSCLVVLPPWPCFRKHPLQWQKPRPEKQNPEAKREERPGKKKQKSN; the protein is encoded by the exons ATGAATCTCAATATATTTAAAAGTATTCCAACTCATCTG GACTATGAGGGTCAGAAACTTGCAGAGAAGCTCTTCCATATCATCATAATATTTTTTGGA GTCGCTGGTTTCCTGTGGGGCTATTATGTAGAGCAGTTTGGCGCTACTGTGATGATCTTGATTGCTGGATTTGTGGTTAGCTGTTTG GTTGTTCTTCCTCCATGGCCATGTTTTAGAAAACACCCTCTTCAATGGCAAAAGCCACGTCCTGAGAAACAGAATCCAGAAGCAAAGCGAGAGGAAAGACCAGGAAAAAAGAAGCAGAAATCAAACTGA
- the LOC5510027 gene encoding protein gar2 isoform X3 yields the protein MGKIKTPKAAKKTPLPTKKEVVKKSKKKEESSESDSESEEEAPVKLKADVLKLKGIKKPDSSSSSESDSEEEAPKKPAAKQNGKAKKQNGKAPVKKAAKSSSESESEEEAPKKKEAPVAKQNGKSKKAKKEESSSESDSDSDEETPTPKKTVPAKEESSSSEEDSDKEGAPAKKPKASPAEQANSKKAAKKPEKTKPADSDSDSESDSDDKEKASKKPVVAKKAAKEESSSSEEDSDDDDEKPAATASKPDKKTSNKRKESSSEDDSDDSDGDEPAAKKVKPAKAEKEESSSDEEESDEEEEEEKPKPKKRKATEEFSAPKAKNPKPTDDNESMSVFLGNLSFDADEETLAAFFEEKGLSATCRVITQEGRSRGFGYADFTSKEDYNKALELNGEDCCGREIRINPANSKPSRGGGNTPRGGGRGRGGRGGFSGGRDQNPPNSSLIVRNLSYDTTTDSLGAAFEGCSNAKVIFDRESGESRGFGFVDYDDVETAKKVLSEMAGAEVDGRQVRLDFASPRTEGGGRGGGRGGGRGGFRGGRGGRGGGGRGGRGGGMGARKQGIQEFKGSKITFD from the exons ATGGGAAAGATAAAAACACCAAAGGCAGCTAAAAAG ACTCCTCTGCCCACAAAGAAAGAGGTTGTCAAGAAATCAAAGAAGAAGGAAGAGTCATCAGAGTCGGATTCTGAGTCTGAAGAGGAGGCTCCTGTCAAGCTGAAAGCAGACGTACTCAAGCTTAAGGGAATCAAGAAGCCAGACTCTTCATCATCCTCAGAGTCAGACAGCGAGGAGGAAGCCCCTAAAAAGCCAGCTGCCAAGCAAAATGGCAAGGCCAAAAAGCAGAATGGTAAAGCTCCTGTCAAAAAAGCTGCCAAATCGTCATCT GAATCTGAGAGTGAAGAGGAAGCcccaaaaaagaaagaagctCCTGTTGCAAAACAGAATGGCAAATCAAAGAAGGCAAAGAAAGAGGAGTCAAGTTCTGAGTCagatagtgacagtgatgaGGAAACACCAACTCCCAAGAAGACAGTGCCAGCCAAGGAGGAGAGTAGCAGTTCAGAGGAGGATTCTGATAAGGAGGGAGCTCCTGCTAAAAAGCCCAAGGCATCCCCAGCTGAACAAGCCAATAGCAAGAAGGCAGCTAAGAAACCAGAGAAGACAAAGCCAGCAGATTCTGACTCTGATTCTGAGAGTGACAGTGATGACAAAGAAAAAGCCTCCAAAAAGCCAGTGGTTGCCAAAAAAGCAGCCAAGGAGGAGAGCAGCAGCAGTGAAGAGGATTcagatgacgatgatgagAAACCTGCAGCGACTGCTTCTAAACCTgacaagaaaacttcaaacaaGCGCAAAGAAAGCAGCAGTGAGGACGACTCTGATGACAGCGATGGAGATGAACCCGCTGCTAAAAAAGTCAAGCCGGCCAAGGCAGAGAAGGAGGAATCAAGCAGTGACGAGGAGGAGTCAGacgaggaggaagaggaggagaaaCCTAAaccaaagaaaagaaaagccaCTGAAGAATTCTCTGCTCCAAAGGCAAAGAATCCTAAACCGACTGATGACAATGAATCAA TGAGTGTATTTTTGGGTAACCTTTCATTTGATGCTGATGAAGAGACGCTTGCTGCATTTTTTGAAGAGAAGGGACTCTCTGCTACTTGCCGAGTCATCACCCAAGAAGGCAGATCCAGAGG GTTTGGATATGCAGATTTCACCAGTAAAGAGGACTACAACAAGGCCTTAGAGCTCAATGGTGAGGACTGCTGTGGGCGGGAGATTCGCATTAACCCAGCAAACAGCAAGCCCAGCAGGGGTGGTGGTAATACACCAAGAGGAGGTGGCCGTGGCCGTGGCGGCCGTGGGGGATTTAGTGGTGGCCGTGATCAGAACCCTCCTAACAGCAGCTTGATTGTCAGGAATCTTTCGTATGATACCACAACAGATTCACTTGGTGCAGCATTTGAGGGATGCAGTAATGCCAAAGTCATTTTCGACAGAGAATCAGGAGAATCCAGAGG GTTTGGATTTGTCGACTATGATGATGTGGAAACAGCCAAAAAAGTTCTCAGTGAGATGGCAGGTGCTGAAGTCGATGGCCGCCAAGTAAGACTAGACTTCGCCTCTCCAAGAACTGAAGGTGGAGGTCGTGGTGGTGGAAGGGGAGGAGGACGTGGTGGTTTCCGTGGTGGACGAGGAGgccgtggtggtggtggaagGGGAG gtcgAGGAGGTGGGATGGGTGCAAGAAAACAAGGCATTCAAGAATTCAAGGGCTCCAAAATTACATTTGACTAA
- the LOC5510027 gene encoding nucleolin 2 isoform X1 yields the protein MGKIKTPKAAKKTPLPTKKEVVKKSKKKEESSESDSESEEEAPVKLKADVLKLKGIKKPDSSSSSESDSEEEAPKKPAAKQNGKAKKQNGKAPVKKAAKSSSESESDEDAPKIKAPVAKTSGKNSAKKAAESSSESESESEEEAPKKKEAPVAKQNGKSKKAKKEESSSESDSDSDEETPTPKKTVPAKEESSSSEEDSDKEGAPAKKPKASPAEQANSKKAAKKPEKTKPADSDSDSESDSDDKEKASKKPVVAKKAAKEESSSSEEDSDDDDEKPAATASKPDKKTSNKRKESSSEDDSDDSDGDEPAAKKVKPAKAEKEESSSDEEESDEEEEEEKPKPKKRKATEEFSAPKAKNPKPTDDNESMSVFLGNLSFDADEETLAAFFEEKGLSATCRVITQEGRSRGFGYADFTSKEDYNKALELNGEDCCGREIRINPANSKPSRGGGNTPRGGGRGRGGRGGFSGGRDQNPPNSSLIVRNLSYDTTTDSLGAAFEGCSNAKVIFDRESGESRGFGFVDYDDVETAKKVLSEMAGAEVDGRQVRLDFASPRTEGGGRGGGRGGGRGGFRGGRGGRGGGGRGGRGGGMGARKQGIQEFKGSKITFD from the exons ATGGGAAAGATAAAAACACCAAAGGCAGCTAAAAAG ACTCCTCTGCCCACAAAGAAAGAGGTTGTCAAGAAATCAAAGAAGAAGGAAGAGTCATCAGAGTCGGATTCTGAGTCTGAAGAGGAGGCTCCTGTCAAGCTGAAAGCAGACGTACTCAAGCTTAAGGGAATCAAGAAGCCAGACTCTTCATCATCCTCAGAGTCAGACAGCGAGGAGGAAGCCCCTAAAAAGCCAGCTGCCAAGCAAAATGGCAAGGCCAAAAAGCAGAATGGTAAAGCTCCTGTCAAAAAAGCTGCCAAATCGTCATCTGAATCTGAGAGTGACGAAGACGCCCCAAAGATAAAAGCTCCCGTTGCCAAAACAAGTGGCAAAAATTCTGCTAAGAAGGCTGCTGAATCGTCATCAGAATCCGAATCTGAGAGTGAAGAGGAAGCcccaaaaaagaaagaagctCCTGTTGCAAAACAGAATGGCAAATCAAAGAAGGCAAAGAAAGAGGAGTCAAGTTCTGAGTCagatagtgacagtgatgaGGAAACACCAACTCCCAAGAAGACAGTGCCAGCCAAGGAGGAGAGTAGCAGTTCAGAGGAGGATTCTGATAAGGAGGGAGCTCCTGCTAAAAAGCCCAAGGCATCCCCAGCTGAACAAGCCAATAGCAAGAAGGCAGCTAAGAAACCAGAGAAGACAAAGCCAGCAGATTCTGACTCTGATTCTGAGAGTGACAGTGATGACAAAGAAAAAGCCTCCAAAAAGCCAGTGGTTGCCAAAAAAGCAGCCAAGGAGGAGAGCAGCAGCAGTGAAGAGGATTcagatgacgatgatgagAAACCTGCAGCGACTGCTTCTAAACCTgacaagaaaacttcaaacaaGCGCAAAGAAAGCAGCAGTGAGGACGACTCTGATGACAGCGATGGAGATGAACCCGCTGCTAAAAAAGTCAAGCCGGCCAAGGCAGAGAAGGAGGAATCAAGCAGTGACGAGGAGGAGTCAGacgaggaggaagaggaggagaaaCCTAAaccaaagaaaagaaaagccaCTGAAGAATTCTCTGCTCCAAAGGCAAAGAATCCTAAACCGACTGATGACAATGAATCAA TGAGTGTATTTTTGGGTAACCTTTCATTTGATGCTGATGAAGAGACGCTTGCTGCATTTTTTGAAGAGAAGGGACTCTCTGCTACTTGCCGAGTCATCACCCAAGAAGGCAGATCCAGAGG GTTTGGATATGCAGATTTCACCAGTAAAGAGGACTACAACAAGGCCTTAGAGCTCAATGGTGAGGACTGCTGTGGGCGGGAGATTCGCATTAACCCAGCAAACAGCAAGCCCAGCAGGGGTGGTGGTAATACACCAAGAGGAGGTGGCCGTGGCCGTGGCGGCCGTGGGGGATTTAGTGGTGGCCGTGATCAGAACCCTCCTAACAGCAGCTTGATTGTCAGGAATCTTTCGTATGATACCACAACAGATTCACTTGGTGCAGCATTTGAGGGATGCAGTAATGCCAAAGTCATTTTCGACAGAGAATCAGGAGAATCCAGAGG GTTTGGATTTGTCGACTATGATGATGTGGAAACAGCCAAAAAAGTTCTCAGTGAGATGGCAGGTGCTGAAGTCGATGGCCGCCAAGTAAGACTAGACTTCGCCTCTCCAAGAACTGAAGGTGGAGGTCGTGGTGGTGGAAGGGGAGGAGGACGTGGTGGTTTCCGTGGTGGACGAGGAGgccgtggtggtggtggaagGGGAG gtcgAGGAGGTGGGATGGGTGCAAGAAAACAAGGCATTCAAGAATTCAAGGGCTCCAAAATTACATTTGACTAA
- the LOC5510027 gene encoding protein gar2 isoform X2, with protein MGKIKTPKAAKKTPLPTKKEVVKKSKKKEESSESDSESEEEAPVKLKADVLKLKGIKKPDSSSSSESDSEEEAPKKPAAKQNGKAKKQNGKAPVKKAAKSSSESESDEDAPKIKAPVAKTSGKNSAKKAAESSSESESESEEEAPKKKEAPVAKQNGKSKKAKKEESSSESDSDSDEETPTPKKTVPAKEESSSSEEDSDKEGAPAKKPKASPAEQANSKKAAKKPEKTKPADSDSDSESDSDDKEKASKKPVVAKKAAKEESSSSEEDSDDDDEKPAATASKPDKKTSNKRKESSSEDDSDDSDGDEPAAKKVKPAKAEKEESSSDEEESDEEEEEEKPKPKKRKATEEFSAPKAKNPKPTDDNESMSVFLGNLSFDADEETLAAFFEEKGLSATCRVITQEGRSRGFGYADFTSKEDYNKALELNGEDCCGREIRINPANSKPSRGGGNTPRGGGRGRGGRGGFSGGRDQNPPNSSLIVRNLSYDTTTDSLGAAFEGCSNAKVIFDRESGESRGFGFVDYDDVETAKKVLSEMAGAEVDGRQVRLDFASPRTEGGGRGGGRGGRGGGMGARKQGIQEFKGSKITFD; from the exons ATGGGAAAGATAAAAACACCAAAGGCAGCTAAAAAG ACTCCTCTGCCCACAAAGAAAGAGGTTGTCAAGAAATCAAAGAAGAAGGAAGAGTCATCAGAGTCGGATTCTGAGTCTGAAGAGGAGGCTCCTGTCAAGCTGAAAGCAGACGTACTCAAGCTTAAGGGAATCAAGAAGCCAGACTCTTCATCATCCTCAGAGTCAGACAGCGAGGAGGAAGCCCCTAAAAAGCCAGCTGCCAAGCAAAATGGCAAGGCCAAAAAGCAGAATGGTAAAGCTCCTGTCAAAAAAGCTGCCAAATCGTCATCTGAATCTGAGAGTGACGAAGACGCCCCAAAGATAAAAGCTCCCGTTGCCAAAACAAGTGGCAAAAATTCTGCTAAGAAGGCTGCTGAATCGTCATCAGAATCCGAATCTGAGAGTGAAGAGGAAGCcccaaaaaagaaagaagctCCTGTTGCAAAACAGAATGGCAAATCAAAGAAGGCAAAGAAAGAGGAGTCAAGTTCTGAGTCagatagtgacagtgatgaGGAAACACCAACTCCCAAGAAGACAGTGCCAGCCAAGGAGGAGAGTAGCAGTTCAGAGGAGGATTCTGATAAGGAGGGAGCTCCTGCTAAAAAGCCCAAGGCATCCCCAGCTGAACAAGCCAATAGCAAGAAGGCAGCTAAGAAACCAGAGAAGACAAAGCCAGCAGATTCTGACTCTGATTCTGAGAGTGACAGTGATGACAAAGAAAAAGCCTCCAAAAAGCCAGTGGTTGCCAAAAAAGCAGCCAAGGAGGAGAGCAGCAGCAGTGAAGAGGATTcagatgacgatgatgagAAACCTGCAGCGACTGCTTCTAAACCTgacaagaaaacttcaaacaaGCGCAAAGAAAGCAGCAGTGAGGACGACTCTGATGACAGCGATGGAGATGAACCCGCTGCTAAAAAAGTCAAGCCGGCCAAGGCAGAGAAGGAGGAATCAAGCAGTGACGAGGAGGAGTCAGacgaggaggaagaggaggagaaaCCTAAaccaaagaaaagaaaagccaCTGAAGAATTCTCTGCTCCAAAGGCAAAGAATCCTAAACCGACTGATGACAATGAATCAA TGAGTGTATTTTTGGGTAACCTTTCATTTGATGCTGATGAAGAGACGCTTGCTGCATTTTTTGAAGAGAAGGGACTCTCTGCTACTTGCCGAGTCATCACCCAAGAAGGCAGATCCAGAGG GTTTGGATATGCAGATTTCACCAGTAAAGAGGACTACAACAAGGCCTTAGAGCTCAATGGTGAGGACTGCTGTGGGCGGGAGATTCGCATTAACCCAGCAAACAGCAAGCCCAGCAGGGGTGGTGGTAATACACCAAGAGGAGGTGGCCGTGGCCGTGGCGGCCGTGGGGGATTTAGTGGTGGCCGTGATCAGAACCCTCCTAACAGCAGCTTGATTGTCAGGAATCTTTCGTATGATACCACAACAGATTCACTTGGTGCAGCATTTGAGGGATGCAGTAATGCCAAAGTCATTTTCGACAGAGAATCAGGAGAATCCAGAGG GTTTGGATTTGTCGACTATGATGATGTGGAAACAGCCAAAAAAGTTCTCAGTGAGATGGCAGGTGCTGAAGTCGATGGCCGCCAAGTAAGACTAGACTTCGCCTCTCCAAGAACTGAAGGTGGAGGTCGTGGTGGTGGAAGGGGAG gtcgAGGAGGTGGGATGGGTGCAAGAAAACAAGGCATTCAAGAATTCAAGGGCTCCAAAATTACATTTGACTAA